One Echeneis naucrates chromosome 4, fEcheNa1.1, whole genome shotgun sequence genomic window, TATCATCACACCATGCTGCCACCTTCCAAGTGACCAACAGTAGTTCGCTCATCGAAAAACCTTCAACAAAAGTGACAAATCTTTCAactatgaaaaagaaaagcactaAATGTGTATTAAATGTTGGcatatggcaaaaaaaataaaataaaataagtgaagaaacaaaatatatacagccaaaaaaaaaaagaaaaaaaaagtatgcaaTATGCAAAGGCGTCATGTTGCTTTGGGCAACCACCCTCCCACCCTGTTTCCCACCCATGAAATGGAAGTCTTCACTGAAGACCCCTCACCCCGACATCCCCCATCCCCAACTATACATATCCGTTCATACACACAGAACATCACGAAGCACGATTACGTCACTAAGCCTGTTAGTTTGGAAAAAGGTGAAGCACTGTGAGACTCCCCCGATCCCTTCCTCCCTGCCTTCCCCCTCTTCATTCAGAGAGAGCAGACAGGGCCTGGGCACAGTCGTTCCACTCGTCTGTCTCAGGGTTGTACATCTCCATCGAGTTGAGGAACTCATTCCCATCAAAGCCGCCCACAGCGTAGATGGTTTCACCCAACATGGCCACCCCTGCATTGCTGCGTGAGGACGTCATGCTTCCCAGCATTCTCCACTCATTGCGGGCTGGGTCATAAACCTCCACACAGCGCAGCGCATGAGAGCCGTCAAAGCCGCCAACGACAAATAGTTTGCCTGGACAGAGATATCGAAATCATAAACTTTGTCACGACATgttctgccacacacacacacacacacacacagttgatcATCACCCATGTTTACCTGCGTGGACCGCCACAGCAGCTCCCCTGCGAGCAACATTCATGGGGGCTATCAGGGTCCAGGTGTTGTTCTCAGGGTTGTAGCGCTCCACAGTGTTCAGGCAGTTCCACGACTCCGCCCCTCCAATCACATACATGAAGCCATCCAACTCACACACTGCTGCCTGGTGCCTCCCTGGGAACAATGGTTTTATGAATAAGACTTTACAGTGGAGCACATGTCCACCTATGAGCTGTCAGTTGACGTCAGTACATGAGCACTTGTATTATGTAGTAAAAACTACTTATTGGTCTGCATACTTTCACTCATCTGCCAACCATGTCATTTAACTGCAAAGATATATAAACAACTATAACAGTACGTAGTGCTGTCGTGGTTGTTGGCAATATCACAGGCTGATCTGgattctgattttttttttttttttttttggcataacAAAATGCTCAACAGGAATTCATTAGATATCATCTCCATTCAAATGGGCTCCAGGACACGTACTGATGTTAAGGGAGGCACAGTTGGACCAGGTTTTGTTGACAGGGTCAAACGCATCACAGTTCTTCAGGCCCTTCTGCCCGCAGGGATCTGACCCTCCCACAACGTAGAGTTTGTTGTTCAAGGAGCAGACACCTTTAATCAGAGGAGACAGGAATGAGCTAAACCATAGTTGGTACTTACGGAGCTACTTTGTTTTACTTCTGTCAGTTCATTGATCTTTGCAGAGGGGACTGACCTGCATTGCAGCGGTTTGTCCTCAGCTCTGGTATTTGAGTCCACTCATCAGCATGTGGGTCATATGACTCCCCACAACTCAGCTCATCAGAATGCCCATTGGAACCCCCAATCACGTACAGCTGACCCTGTGACAAGTGAAAATGGCACAAATGTGAAACTTCACAATGCATTTAAATTTCTGATGCATTATGTAACATTAAGACAATTCTATTATGCGAACAGGGAGGAAGTGAAATTCTAGGCCCATATTAAAAGCGTCACTTTATTCTTAAGTTAACtgagaaaaagatgaatggCTAAGTGTACCATGAGTACAGCCATCTGGAATCGAGCCCTTGGAGTCCGCATAGGAGCGATGAAGGTCCAGCTGTCCTCTTTGGGGTCATAACATTCCACAGTCCTGAGACACTCCTCTCTGTTGTACCCTCCTGCACGATCAGAAAGATGTACCGGGATCAGATTTCTGAGCAGAGTGTTCTCCAAGAATTTTGAATGATGGTGAAGTGTAAAGCTACCTAAAGCAATTTAAGCCCAATCCAAACCAAATGGCATTGATGGTAGATTTTAAAGTAATTTGATCTCATTCACTTAAACGTTGTTTAAGTGCCTACCTGCTGCAATGAGTCTGCCATTCAGGGCTGCAGTGCCCAAGCCAGAGCGAGCATAATGCATGGGAGAGAGTGGgtgctcctccagctcctcggGCGGGGCCTCAAAGCTGAGGCTCTTCATCAGGCAGGGTGTGGATGACGGAGAGGTCTGAGGGCTGTTACGACCATGTAAGAAGatcacacacagcacaccaTCCAGCACAGCTAGACACAGGTAGGTGTTGTCTGAAAAAAGGATTTGAGACTGTTAGTCACTTGAGggaatataaaacacacaaaccccaaACACTGTGATTTTATCAAAATGAATCCACTGCCCTTTATGAATAAAGCCGTTTGGTTTCTATGTTTTGACACCAGACTtgaatttaatgtaatttactCTTGTTTTGAATATTCTGATACTTGTTtacattatgaaataaaatatttttgatcccttgaatatatattaaaaaagagGACAGATCGAAGGGGGAAAGTCTATgcaataaccccccccccaaaaaaaacaaaacaaacaaacaccacactTACTTGTAGTCTTCTCAGAGGCAATGTACTTCCACTCTCTCCTGGCAGTCTGTTTAGGGTCATTTGCTGCTTGGTTAGAGGGTGACAGGCTTCCTGAGGAGCTGCAACTCATCTGTCTCTGGGTGCTCTCTCGTACAGGTTTCTTCTGCAAGAGCACAGTGCAGCTACAGAAGCCAAGCTTGCACCACAGGCCAACCCGTAGCCAACACCTTCTAATCATACCCGACCTACGCTTTGATCCAGCTGGTCTAATGTAGACGTGAGCTAATGAATCTGAATTTATCTTGCCCTGAGGTTTGAAATCTCAAGCCATCTGAAGCCACCAACACAGCACTGCAAACTATAGTCTCAGATCTGACAGCACACAGTTCAGTCACAACTCAAAATACCGTAGAGAGTAAACAGACGCCTGTCACTGCCCTTTCTGAAGTGGTGGGGATGATACAAGTCAAGATGGTCGGAAAGGTTTTTATGGGCTCAACAGCATAGGCATGCATAATAGCTCATTTCTTGCTAATCTATGGGGGATGGATTTTACATTGTGGCTAAAATTAGGTATTAACTGAGCCATATCTACATCTTAGCCAGGCACAGGTTATGTAGCACTTTTACACATTGGCCAGGCACAAGCTGGACAGTAAAGCTACACACTGCCAAGCACAATGTGCTAGAGACTTGATTACAGTGAAGCCAGGCACAAGCTACTGTTGAGTACCTGCACAAACTGAAGGTGGTCCTCCTCGCCACCAAACACCTCACTGTGCCCATCAATCACCAGCCCTCCATCCACCAGTTTATGGTCAGGTGAGTAGTACAGCGTTTgcacctgaaagacaaacaggaacAACACACCTATGTGgctgtctccatggcaacacaCTGAGAGCCCCAGTCTCAAGGGGAGAAGGGGAGAAGGAAGGGGGGCAGTGCTgtgaagagaaggagggggaaggggaggaaggCTTGGATCTTCAGGCCCTTGAGTACAAAGCTTCCTTTATAAAGACGCGCCGATGCCACTACATAGAGTGGGTTAGGTATTAAGATCAAGAAGGTAAGAGGGTATCGGACAGTGACTCTTCTCAATTTGCATCTAAAAAAGAGGGAGTTGGTGATGAATTAAAGACTGCATCTGAAAAAATCTTCTGTGAAGAAAAAGGAGGATGATTAGGGGCTCCGTGTGGCCCTCTTCTCCCCCCTCTGCTGCTTGGAAACCGGTCCTTTAGCTGAAGAAGTTGGTCATTTTGGTGACAACAATAGGCAGCCAACTCCAGATGACTTAAGACAGTGGTGATGTTGTAACAAGCTAATGCTTGAGCCTCACCAATTGAATCCGGATTTCATGACAGATTACAtccaaaaagaaattaaagcaaaacTTGTTCTACTGAGGCCCgagaaaataacaaaacttgTCACTCGGTTGTGCATTGCACTGGAAACTTTCAGGAAAAAAGGATGCTAAAATTCTAATAATTCTACCTGGAATATTAATAATTGTTTCATTGTATGGTAGTTGATCTAACCACACCACCATGTTTATGCCCAATTGGAATGGTTTGTGAGCATAACAGTGGGTATGATGGCTTACACTAGCATGCATTGTTAGGAGCCACAAAGAGACATTCAATTACATGTATTTGTTACTAAAGGTTTGAAAGAAATATTCtctttaaaatgcagaaatggGATGCAATTGTATGTATGGCAAACACAGATGGGAGCAGTGTTGGCTGCAAGAGAGGCTGCTGAGAGGCAGTagtgctcctctcctctcttttctctgactCATTACCCTGGTGGCTCAGTCCTGGCTCCTCAGGCtggtctcctgctgctgctaatAAACCTACAGGAGAGATAAATCAATGGGGAGGAGTGCCTGTTAGTGCTGGAGCAACAAACATGCACCTGTTCAGATAGTAAATTGGCAGTGAGACAGTAGAATCAAGGGTCAGACCTTTGAAAACCTGAGTTTTGGTGTTTCCGAGAAGAGCACTGTGATACTCAGATGGGGTTGTATGTAAACCAACCACATACCCAAAagagaacagtggaaacaaaaaaataagagcaAGCAGCAGCTCTTTTTGGCTCAC contains:
- the ivns1abpa gene encoding influenza virus NS1A-binding protein homolog A, with the translated sequence MIPNAYLIFEDESFLDSTVAKMNALRKSGQFCDVRLQVCGHELMAHRAVLACCSPYLFEIFNSDIEPHGVSHVTFEDLDPEAVEILLNYAYTAQLKADKELVKEVYSAAKRFKMERVKQICGDYLLSKMDSQNAISFRNFASSMGDVRVLAKVDAFIQDHLLEVSEQEDFLKLPRLKLEVMLEDNLTLPSNGKLYSKVLNWVQRSLWENGDHLERLMEEVQTLYYSPDHKLVDGGLVIDGHSEVFGGEEDHLQFVQKKPVRESTQRQMSCSSSGSLSPSNQAANDPKQTARREWKYIASEKTTNNTYLCLAVLDGVLCVIFLHGRNSPQTSPSSTPCLMKSLSFEAPPEELEEHPLSPMHYARSGLGTAALNGRLIAAGGYNREECLRTVECYDPKEDSWTFIAPMRTPRARFQMAVLMGQLYVIGGSNGHSDELSCGESYDPHADEWTQIPELRTNRCNAGVCSLNNKLYVVGGSDPCGQKGLKNCDAFDPVNKTWSNCASLNIRRHQAAVCELDGFMYVIGGAESWNCLNTVERYNPENNTWTLIAPMNVARRGAAVAVHAGKLFVVGGFDGSHALRCVEVYDPARNEWRMLGSMTSSRSNAGVAMLGETIYAVGGFDGNEFLNSMEMYNPETDEWNDCAQALSALSE